A stretch of DNA from Phycisphaerales bacterium:
AACGAAGACGGGCAGACCGTAAGAAGAATCTCAGCAGATTCGGCTTCATGGGATGAAGAGCGGCACGGATGGGTGTTTGAAAAGGGAAGAGTGATTGAGTTTGATTTAGGCGGGGCAGGTGAGTGGCTTCCAGAGTCCGGTGCAGCTGAAATTGAATTTTATGAAACGGATCTATCTCCCCGCGCACTGACGGCCCGTGAGTACGGACATTATCTCGGAATGCTGAGTATGGGGCAGCTCTCAGAGATGCTGGATGCAGGTGGTGGGGCTGACAAGGCCACTATCAATAGATTTTGGTATTCACGTTTTTCAAGTGTTTTCGTCACATTGCTCGTGATTATTATTTGCCTACCATTCTTTCTTCTGCGATTGCCGGGTGATCTTCTACTCAAGAGTGTTTTATGCGCAGGCACAGCTGTTCCGCTGATGTTGGGGATGGCCATTGTTCTGATTGCGCCACTGCCTGGTTTGGGCCCACTGCAAAGCGCCTTTCTGCCAGTTATTGTTTTGATTCCAATTGCACTGTGGCGTATCGGCCACATTCAAACCTAATCAGAGAGTCTTCTTTTGAGACTTCCTACTGCGGCGTGAACCTTGTGGTTCGCGGGATATGTCTAGTGGTGCAGACGTAATCAAGGTGGCAATCAAAAACATCGCTGCAGCGAACAGTGATGTTGCGAGAAATGGGAAAGAAATATTCCCATGATCGAGACCGTCCCGGATCGAAGATGTACACCAGGTCATCGGATTAATCCAAACAATCCACTGAAACCATTGTGATGCACCTTGAATCGGGAAGAACGCTCCGGACAGGAGCCACATTGGCATAAAGAGCAAGTTCATGACGGCATGGAAACTGGATGTTGAGGGGCTACGCCAGGCAAAGATAAAACCCAGTCCCGCCATTGCAAAGCTTGTTAATAGTGATGCAGATGCTGCGATCACAATGCCCAGGATTCCTGTCGTGAGCCCAACGAGTGGAAGTCCAGCAAGTAGAACAAGGGACTGCAGCCAGGCCACCATCGTTGCACCAAGGATCTTGCCGAATGTGATTGACCATCGAGGTGCAGGGGAGACGATGACACCTTGCAGCCAACCAGCACGTCTATCTTCAATCAATGAGATACTTGAGAAGATTGCTGAAAAAACCGCCACCAACATCATCATGCCTGGCAAAAGAAAAGCATCGTAGCGTTCGGTATCGAGCTGGCCAGGTTTGATTGCCTCTGCAAAACCACTCGCGAGGAATGCCCAAAGTAGTGCGGGCGTTCCAATTGCAGCAAACATGCGACTTGGTTGCCTAAGCATGCGAGTAAGATCACGTCTTGCAATGATCAAGCTCACATGGAGAGGTTTCGTTTGGCTTGACTTGGTTTGAGCATCACTATTCATGACATGCGCTCAGGTAATGTGCCACGATCTTTTGTTGGCTTTGATAACGGCTGGTCTGTCAGTTGCTGCCCAGTGAGTTTTTGAAATGCATCGCCCAATGTGGGTGGCGCAAGAGAGAATGAAACGCCCATTCCTGCAAGTGCCGCAGTAATAGGCTGAGCTTCTGATTCTTTTAACGGCATTCGCCAACCAGTGGACGTCTTTGAAAATTGACCAGGTCCATTCCACTGGTCAGCCCTCCATGAGGGGTCATTGATGGTGATCAGACGCTGGCCAACGGATTGACGTAGTTGTGACGGTGATGCGTCGGCAATGATTTGTCCTTCGTTCATAAAAATGATTCGATCTGCAGCATTCGCTTCATCGATTAGATGTGTGCTCATGAGAATGGTTCTTTGCTGTTGGCGTCGTTGGTCTTCTAGCTGCTCTAGGTATGTTGAGCGAGCGTTTGGATCAAGGCCAACGGTGGGTTCGTCCAGGAGCAGTAGACGAGGTTGGTGCATGCTGGCGCGGATCAGATCAATACGG
This window harbors:
- a CDS encoding ABC transporter ATP-binding protein — encoded protein: MTDCEIQTKPPRLNREQEPAIAVSGLRHSYRRRGHNIALNALDDLTFDVAAGQFVCILGPNGSGKSTLISVLCGLIRPHVGSFKILGASSQQEIRQSIGVVFQRPSLDGDASVFENLRDHGVLYGLDPAISRQRIKNELEQAGLTSACHQLVHVLSAGQQRRIDLIRASMHQPRLLLLDEPTVGLDPNARSTYLEQLEDQRRQQQRTILMSTHLIDEANAADRIIFMNEGQIIADASPSQLRQSVGQRLITINDPSWRADQWNGPGQFSKTSTGWRMPLKESEAQPITAALAGMGVSFSLAPPTLGDAFQKLTGQQLTDQPLSKPTKDRGTLPERMS
- a CDS encoding ABC transporter permease; this encodes MNSDAQTKSSQTKPLHVSLIIARRDLTRMLRQPSRMFAAIGTPALLWAFLASGFAEAIKPGQLDTERYDAFLLPGMMMLVAVFSAIFSSISLIEDRRAGWLQGVIVSPAPRWSITFGKILGATMVAWLQSLVLLAGLPLVGLTTGILGIVIAASASLLTSFAMAGLGFIFAWRSPSTSSFHAVMNLLFMPMWLLSGAFFPIQGASQWFQWIVWINPMTWCTSSIRDGLDHGNISFPFLATSLFAAAMFLIATLITSAPLDISREPQGSRRSRKSQKKTL